In Plutella xylostella chromosome 3, ilPluXylo3.1, whole genome shotgun sequence, the following proteins share a genomic window:
- the LOC119693485 gene encoding enhancer of split mbeta protein — MSNMSYEIAYSLPDDGPQPVSRTYQYRKVMKPMLERKRRARINRCLDELKELMVSALQSEGENVAKLEKADILELTVRHLHKLRRQRRLSLTPSVDADRFRAGFTHAANEVSRCLASIPGVDVRLGTQLMTHLGHRLNDMQRAVDSPPASPPSPAPSSASSSSGYGSPSPPCSPLPPSPAPLDCSTSVCKAVWRPW, encoded by the coding sequence atgTCCAACATGTCTTACGAGATCGCGTACTCGCTCCCCGACGACGGGCCGCAGCCCGTCTCGCGCACTTATCAGTACCGCAAAGTGATGAAGCCGATGCTGGAGCGCAAGCGCCGCGCTCGCATCAACCGGTGCCTGGACGAGCTCAAGGAGCTCATGGTGTCCGCGCTGCAGTCCGAGGGCGAGAACGTCGCCAAGCTGGAGAAGGCCGACATCCTGGAACTGACCGTGCGCCACCTCCACAAGctgcgccgccagcgccgTCTGTCGCTGACCCCCTCCGTGGACGCCGACCGCTTCCGCGCCGGGTTCACGCACGCCGCCAACGAGGTGTCGCGCTGCCTGGCGTCCATCCCCGGCGTGGACGTGCGGCTGGGCACGCAGCTCATGACGCACCTGGGCCACCGCCTCAACGACATGCAGCGCGCGGTGGACTCGCCGCCCGCCAGCCCGCCCAGCCCCGCGCCCTCCAGCGCCTCCTCGTCCTCGGGCTACGGCAGCCCGTCCCCGCCCTGCTCGCCGCTGCCGCcctcgcccgcgccgctgGACTGCAGCACCAGCGTGTGCAAGGCCGTGTGGCGCCCCTGGTAG